AAATAATACTTGTATGATCTGGAAAATCATCGTGGCAATAGTCGCTGTCTTGATTATTGCTTTTATCGTGTTTGAAATCGTGTCTCGGCTCATTGCTAAGAAAAACCTGAAAGCCTTTTTGGCTTCTCATCCTCAAACACCGCTCACCGAGGAAAAGAAAAGGTTACTGGTATTTGGAGCCATCTTGTCTTGTTATCGCAGTGAGGACATCCTTAGTATTATCACCGATGATAATATGAATGTATACAAGACCGGGCTTCAAGAACAATGGAGCATTAATGGTCGGGAAGATGCTCTAGAGACGCTAAACGCTCTCCTTAATTTAGAGCGGAGTACGGAATTGGACGAAGTCCTTGCTCAAAGAGGTTCTTCCGAGGAACTTATTGAGCTGCAGACTTTGATAGCAGACGGGCTAAAAACGGATTTGGCTCAAGTCCGGACCACAACCTCCACGTATGCTTGGGACGTATGCCGACTGGTGAGCTTGGCAAAATGGTGTTATTGGTTGCAATACATCAGTGAAGCGGAAATGTGGAAGTACCTCAATGAAGGAGCGGTGAAGGCATCGTCATTAGGCAAAGACTGGAACGACTATACGGTCTCGTTCTTAATGGGCCGAGCCATTCAAGGGTT
The sequence above is a segment of the Porphyromonas vaginalis genome. Coding sequences within it:
- a CDS encoding DUF1266 domain-containing protein; translated protein: MIWKIIVAIVAVLIIAFIVFEIVSRLIAKKNLKAFLASHPQTPLTEEKKRLLVFGAILSCYRSEDILSIITDDNMNVYKTGLQEQWSINGREDALETLNALLNLERSTELDEVLAQRGSSEELIELQTLIADGLKTDLAQVRTTTSTYAWDVCRLVSLAKWCYWLQYISEAEMWKYLNEGAVKASSLGKDWNDYTVSFLMGRAIQGFGTEDIIDDCKALYHRESDTDVYSKYSFK